TCGCCGCCGCCATCCCGGCGGTCGTCGCCTACAACTACTTCAACAACTCTATTAAGGTAATGGCCACCGAGATGGAGGGCTTCCGCTCCGAGTTCCTCAATATCGTCGCGCACCACGAGAGCGTCGGCAGGAGGCAATAGATGGCGATGAATCCTTCCGGCGACCGCAGGGGGGCTATGGCGGAGATCAACGTCACCCCTCTCGTTGACGTCATGCTGGTGCTGCTCATCATCTTCATGGTCGCCGCCCCGATGATCCAGCAGGGGGTTGACGTAAACCTGCCGAAGATCGTGGCTACCGAGCTTCCCGCCAATACCGACCTCCTCATCGTCTCGGTAAACAAGACAGGCTCCGTCTACATCGGCAAGACCCAGATACCGATGGACCAGCTTGCGGAGAAGGTCGAGGCGCTCTACAAAGACAAGGCGGACAAGGA
The genomic region above belongs to bacterium and contains:
- the tolR gene encoding protein TolR, yielding MAMNPSGDRRGAMAEINVTPLVDVMLVLLIIFMVAAPMIQQGVDVNLPKIVATELPANTDLLIVSVNKTGSVYIGKTQIPMDQLAEKVEALYKDKADKEAFLRADKDVPYGVVVNVMSQMKRAGIEKLGMVTEPLEKF